The following proteins come from a genomic window of Pseudomonadota bacterium:
- a CDS encoding aspartate 1-decarboxylase, which yields MFRTMMKSKVHRALVTESNLDYQGSITIDELLMEKANILPYEQVDIYNVTNGERFTTYAIKGERNSGVICINGAAAHKARKGDIIIIVSYAIYDEKELASFEPKKVYVDEKNRIKA from the coding sequence GTGTTTAGAACAATGATGAAATCAAAGGTTCATCGAGCGCTCGTTACAGAGAGCAATCTTGATTATCAGGGGAGTATAACCATTGATGAACTCCTGATGGAAAAGGCAAACATACTTCCCTATGAACAGGTAGATATCTATAACGTAACAAACGGCGAACGCTTTACCACATATGCGATAAAAGGGGAAAGAAACTCAGGCGTTATATGCATCAACGGGGCTGCAGCCCATAAGGCAAGGAAAGGGGATATTATCATCATAGTCTCCTATGCAATTTACGATGAAAAGGAACTTGCCTCCTTTGAGCCAAAAAAGGTATATGTGGATGAAAAAAACAGGATAAAGGCCTGA
- the panC gene encoding pantoate--beta-alanine ligase yields MRLVKTIKEMQSLSEELRKEKRIGLVPTMGYLHEGHLSLVKMARRLIDVVVVSIFVNPAQFGPKEDFSKYPRDLQRDMKLLEKEHTDIVFFPEDKDMYPEGYSTYIQVKGLEDYLCGKTRAGHFVGVATVVAKLLNIVKPHLAVFGQKDYQQIRVIQRMVKDLNMDIEIIPHPTLREKDGLAMSSRNTYLSPTERERALLIYRAIKKVEEIFKEGQRGAPVLKEKVKRVLSSKNGIDIKYISICNTDTLEEVDQIKDKALLAIACRIGRTRLIDNTILMEA; encoded by the coding sequence ATGAGATTAGTAAAGACCATTAAAGAAATGCAGTCCCTATCTGAGGAATTGAGAAAGGAGAAAAGGATAGGTCTTGTCCCTACAATGGGATACCTCCATGAGGGCCATCTTTCCCTTGTGAAAATGGCGAGAAGGCTAATAGATGTGGTTGTGGTAAGTATATTCGTAAACCCTGCACAATTTGGCCCAAAAGAGGATTTTAGTAAATACCCGAGAGACTTACAAAGGGATATGAAACTCCTTGAGAAGGAGCATACGGACATTGTCTTTTTTCCAGAGGATAAGGATATGTATCCTGAGGGATATTCTACCTATATACAGGTCAAGGGGCTGGAAGATTACCTTTGCGGCAAGACAAGGGCAGGACATTTTGTTGGTGTGGCAACCGTTGTTGCGAAGCTACTTAATATTGTGAAGCCCCACCTTGCGGTCTTTGGGCAGAAAGATTACCAGCAAATAAGGGTCATTCAAAGGATGGTGAAAGACCTGAACATGGATATAGAGATAATTCCCCATCCTACCTTACGGGAAAAGGATGGGCTTGCAATGAGTTCAAGAAATACTTACCTAAGTCCCACAGAGCGGGAAAGGGCCCTGCTCATATACAGAGCGATAAAGAAGGTAGAGGAGATTTTCAAGGAAGGCCAAAGGGGGGCACCAGTTCTGAAGGAAAAAGTGAAAAGGGTTTTGAGTTCAAAGAATGGCATAGACATTAAGTATATAAGTATTTGTAATACTGATACGCTTGAAGAAGTTGATCAGATAAAGGATAAAGCACTTCTTGCAATTGCCTGCCGTATTGGCAGGACAAGACTTATTGATAACACTATTTTGATGGAGGCTTAA
- the panB gene encoding 3-methyl-2-oxobutanoate hydroxymethyltransferase, which translates to MNKMTVPILKGKKGKEKITMLTAYDYTFANIMDNAGIDCILVGDSVGNVMLGYPNTIPVTVDEMIHHTKAVSKGAKNALVVIDMPFMSYQESIEQARRNAGRMIKESGAEAVKLEGGVKMKDVIRALVDIEIPVMGHIGLTPQSIHRMGSYKVQGKGEEAEALIKDAKAVEEAGAFSVVLECVPRKLAKEITDMLSIPTIGIGAGPDCDGQVLVIHDLLGLFGEFRPKFVKSYLNIRQEMDTAIKGFIEEVKEGVFPDDTHSFH; encoded by the coding sequence ATGAATAAGATGACGGTACCAATCTTAAAGGGTAAAAAGGGCAAGGAAAAGATAACAATGCTTACCGCGTATGACTATACCTTTGCAAATATAATGGACAATGCTGGCATAGACTGTATACTTGTCGGTGATTCTGTTGGCAATGTGATGCTTGGATACCCGAACACAATTCCTGTAACAGTTGATGAGATGATACACCACACAAAGGCTGTTTCAAAAGGCGCGAAAAATGCACTTGTTGTAATAGACATGCCTTTTATGTCCTATCAGGAAAGCATAGAGCAGGCAAGGAGAAATGCAGGAAGGATGATTAAGGAAAGTGGGGCTGAGGCTGTGAAGCTGGAAGGTGGTGTAAAGATGAAGGATGTTATCAGGGCTTTAGTGGACATCGAGATACCGGTTATGGGACATATAGGGCTTACCCCGCAATCGATACACAGGATGGGCAGTTACAAGGTTCAGGGTAAGGGCGAAGAGGCAGAGGCGTTAATAAAGGATGCAAAGGCAGTTGAGGAGGCAGGTGCATTCTCTGTTGTCCTTGAGTGTGTTCCAAGGAAACTTGCAAAGGAGATTACGGACATGCTCTCTATCCCCACTATAGGCATAGGGGCAGGGCCGGACTGTGATGGACAGGTTCTTGTAATCCATGACCTTCTCGGTCTGTTTGGCGAATTTAGGCCTAAATTTGTAAAAAGTTACCTTAATATTCGGCAGGAAATGGACACAGCAATAAAGGGCTTTATAGAAGAGGTAAAAGAAGGGGTATTCCCGGATGATACCCACTCTTTTCATTAG
- a CDS encoding radical SAM protein: protein MNKALRYEIGPIRPPNEVYSLLVRFTRNCPWNQCEFCSIYKGKRFEKRKLEEIKMDIDTIRQINDDILSLSWKKGSGGKITDDLMDEIFSGDNYNECYKSVAMWVYSGGKNVFIQDANSLAMNPDSFIDALKYLKEKLPTIERVTSYARSRTIAKRLDVEDLKRMKEAGLTRLHIGLETGYDFLLKYLNKGVTKEEHIECGKKVKESGIELSEYVVLGVGGKKWWREHAFETADALNRIDPDFIRFRTLKVLRGMPLYEKVENGDFIISHDEEILLEERLLIENLDGITSYIKSDHILNLLEEIDGKLPDDKEKILSVIDDFLSMDEEQRIVYRFGRRTGIYRSVDDLGDELTYLKIKKAVREMEEKEPGSVEKTLSLLLENYI from the coding sequence ATGAATAAAGCATTAAGGTATGAAATAGGGCCGATTAGGCCGCCAAATGAGGTGTATAGTCTCCTTGTGAGATTTACAAGGAATTGCCCCTGGAATCAGTGTGAATTCTGCAGTATATACAAAGGAAAAAGGTTTGAGAAAAGGAAGCTTGAAGAGATAAAGATGGATATAGATACAATAAGGCAGATCAACGATGATATTCTTAGCCTATCCTGGAAGAAAGGTTCTGGGGGAAAGATCACTGATGACTTGATGGATGAAATATTTTCGGGTGATAACTACAACGAATGTTATAAAAGCGTTGCCATGTGGGTGTATTCTGGAGGAAAGAATGTGTTTATACAGGATGCAAATTCCCTTGCCATGAACCCCGATTCCTTTATAGATGCCCTTAAGTATCTTAAAGAGAAGCTGCCCACTATCGAAAGGGTAACATCTTATGCCCGTTCAAGAACGATTGCAAAAAGACTGGATGTAGAAGACCTGAAAAGGATGAAGGAGGCAGGACTTACAAGGCTTCATATCGGTTTGGAGACAGGTTATGATTTTCTCCTGAAATATTTGAATAAGGGTGTGACAAAGGAAGAACATATAGAATGTGGAAAAAAGGTAAAGGAGTCGGGCATAGAACTCTCTGAATATGTAGTACTTGGGGTAGGTGGAAAGAAATGGTGGAGGGAACATGCCTTTGAAACTGCAGATGCCTTGAATAGAATCGACCCTGATTTTATAAGGTTTAGAACATTAAAGGTTCTAAGAGGTATGCCCCTCTATGAAAAGGTAGAAAACGGTGATTTTATAATATCCCATGATGAGGAAATCCTTTTAGAGGAGAGGCTCTTGATAGAGAACCTTGACGGGATAACGAGTTATATTAAAAGTGACCACATCCTGAATCTTCTTGAAGAGATTGATGGCAAACTGCCTGACGACAAGGAGAAAATATTATCTGTTATAGATGATTTTCTGTCCATGGATGAAGAGCAAAGGATTGTATATAGATTTGGGAGAAGAACCGGCATTTACAGGAGCGTTGACGATTTAGGAGATGAACTTACCTATTTGAAGATAAAAAAGGCAGTCAGGGAGATGGAAGAAAAAGAACCTGGCAGTGTTGAGAAAACCCTTTCCCTGCTCCTCGAGAATTATATCTAA